A genome region from Coleofasciculaceae cyanobacterium includes the following:
- a CDS encoding DUF6679 family protein, whose protein sequence is MLHRKIYQLCQDDREVCIFLRDQQRWIESGRIVDFEGDIVTIRYETEEEDEVSSWEEMVRLDSIGAVTQKLASVSKTNTEISVSDDCPEAEQIHPQSPEHNPE, encoded by the coding sequence ATGTTACACCGCAAGATTTATCAACTCTGTCAAGATGATCGTGAAGTTTGTATTTTCTTGCGGGATCAACAACGCTGGATCGAAAGCGGTCGTATTGTTGATTTCGAGGGAGACATTGTAACGATCCGTTATGAAACTGAAGAAGAAGACGAAGTTAGCTCCTGGGAAGAAATGGTTCGTTTAGACAGCATTGGTGCTGTTACCCAAAAGCTGGCTTCAGTGTCTAAAACTAATACTGAAATTTCAGTTTCCGATGATTGCCCAGAAGCTGAGCAAATTCATCCCCAGTCACCAGAACATAACCCAGAATAA
- a CDS encoding AbrB family transcriptional regulator produces MAKATQPQPLVGPTLIDKVKELGNLSKEEKAKKCGYYTVTKNGVERVNMMKFLNALIDAEGIELDSTSNGQGRGGRSASYRISVQSNGNLLIGSAYTKKMSLKQGDEFEITLGRKHIHLRQIGVDDEE; encoded by the coding sequence ATGGCAAAAGCAACCCAACCACAACCTTTAGTCGGTCCGACATTAATAGATAAAGTTAAAGAGCTAGGCAATCTCTCAAAAGAGGAAAAAGCCAAAAAGTGCGGCTATTATACAGTCACCAAAAACGGAGTAGAGCGAGTCAATATGATGAAGTTCCTTAATGCACTAATTGATGCAGAAGGAATTGAATTAGATAGCACTTCTAATGGACAAGGTAGAGGTGGGCGTTCCGCTAGTTATCGTATTAGCGTTCAATCTAATGGAAACTTATTGATTGGTTCTGCATACACCAAAAAAATGAGTTTGAAACAAGGAGATGAGTTTGAAATAACTCTAGGTAGAAAGCATATTCATTTGCGACAAATTGGCGTTGATGATGAAGAATAA
- a CDS encoding ABC transporter ATP-binding protein, which yields MNQSVILQLKNITKTYPHRAVSAIESRHTVVLDDVSLTLNHGELLSLLGPSGCGKTTLLRIVAGFESISQGTVSIAGKVVCTNCESLAAEKRNTGMVFQDYALFPHLTVAENIAFGLKNQHKNQGKSRFFQKKSQAQIEERVREVLELVGLRALQKRYPHQLSGGQQQRISLARALAPQPALILLDEPLSNLDVQVRHRLRVEIRSIIKAAGISAIFVTHDREEALAISDKIAVMRQGKIEQVGAPEDVYLNPASRFVAEFVTQANFLPATKKGQTWLTEIGEIALSQPKLGDRNYAEAEIGDLMLRPEDITLIPDPESQIVVCERQFLGREYYYCVSTASGKRIYARTNLDLALALETKVSLSLNLTSARIFPKFDGIEKRLASVSF from the coding sequence ATGAATCAGTCAGTAATTCTTCAGCTCAAAAACATTACCAAGACATATCCTCATCGAGCAGTATCTGCTATAGAGAGTCGTCATACGGTAGTTTTAGATGATGTTAGTCTGACTTTGAACCACGGAGAATTATTGAGCCTATTAGGGCCTTCAGGATGCGGTAAAACTACCCTATTGAGAATAGTTGCAGGATTTGAGTCCATATCTCAAGGAACAGTATCGATCGCCGGAAAAGTAGTCTGTACTAACTGTGAATCTTTGGCAGCGGAAAAGCGCAACACAGGAATGGTATTCCAGGACTATGCCTTATTTCCTCATTTAACCGTGGCAGAAAATATTGCTTTTGGTTTAAAAAATCAGCACAAAAACCAAGGTAAGAGTAGATTTTTTCAGAAAAAGTCTCAGGCTCAGATCGAAGAAAGAGTGAGAGAAGTTTTAGAATTAGTTGGACTACGTGCTTTGCAAAAACGTTATCCTCATCAGCTTTCAGGGGGTCAGCAACAACGAATTTCCCTGGCTAGAGCCTTAGCACCTCAACCAGCTTTAATTTTACTAGATGAACCCTTGAGTAACTTAGATGTTCAGGTACGACATCGTTTAAGAGTAGAAATTCGTTCGATTATTAAAGCAGCAGGTATCTCAGCCATCTTTGTGACTCACGATCGCGAAGAAGCCCTAGCTATCTCTGATAAAATTGCCGTAATGCGTCAGGGAAAGATCGAACAGGTAGGGGCACCAGAAGATGTGTATCTTAATCCTGCATCCCGCTTTGTGGCGGAATTTGTGACCCAAGCTAATTTCTTACCCGCTACCAAAAAAGGACAGACTTGGCTCACCGAAATTGGTGAAATAGCCCTATCTCAACCAAAGCTGGGCGATCGCAATTATGCCGAGGCAGAAATTGGCGACTTGATGCTGCGTCCGGAAGATATTACCTTAATTCCCGATCCCGAATCGCAGATAGTGGTTTGCGAAAGGCAGTTTTTGGGTAGAGAATATTATTATTGTGTGTCAACGGCTTCAGGAAAAAGAATTTATGCTCGTACTAATTTAGATCTGGCGCTCGCGCTAGAAACCAAAGTTAGTCTGTCGTTGAATCTAACTTCTGCTCGAATATTTCCTAAATTTGATGGCATAGAAAAACGTTTAGCTTCAGTATCGTTCTAA
- a CDS encoding MBL fold metallo-hydrolase, with the protein MKISQGKTTFSSLPLSCFVYAAGHEDEGVCLLLRIGNYRILLDCGLEDLSALLEQEQSPDLVFCSHAHDDHCRGLLKLHQAYPDLPIYTSEVTAKLLRCHWMSESSKGELDWCQTLSWRSPLKIGTDLQIQIVPAGHLPGAAAIIITHATPDRSYKVMYTGDFSVSNFQLVEGMSIENLRGLAPEVLILEGSYGTVRHPHRRLQEKQLMERINQAIEAGKNVLLPVPPLGLGQEILKLLRSHHQFTGRDLDIWVDDSVALTCDIYLELLAQFPESVQNFAKHQSLFWDERICPRMGRINHPNSFIAGKKNPGVFLVDYQSNLWQYLTDKTAEWLVLLPEHPQEYIHPNSPRLELIHSLSSVTIETYLLAEHSDGRNTTQLIHNLRPQHVILVHGSLNYLLELASLEELRNRYQIHSPAQEILVELPIGDRFVQPQAPQPVYYEGELNEAGSAIAIVLPDNISGDSRWKNIADTGIIQARWQGNELVIKGVSQRELLNSHNQARISSDLDCCNRCLHYNNQRCWNQFSPLYGFKVVPEGYCPVFEANDETD; encoded by the coding sequence ATGAAAATAAGTCAGGGAAAAACTACCTTTAGTTCCCTGCCTTTATCCTGTTTTGTTTATGCAGCAGGCCATGAAGACGAAGGTGTCTGTTTGCTGTTGCGAATCGGTAACTACCGTATCTTGCTAGACTGCGGTTTAGAAGATTTATCAGCTTTGCTGGAGCAAGAGCAATCTCCTGATTTAGTTTTTTGTTCTCATGCCCACGACGATCATTGCCGTGGTCTGCTCAAGCTACATCAAGCTTATCCCGACCTGCCAATTTATACCAGCGAAGTTACGGCCAAACTTTTACGCTGTCACTGGATGAGTGAGAGCAGCAAGGGGGAGCTGGATTGGTGTCAGACATTGTCTTGGCGATCGCCATTAAAAATTGGGACGGATTTACAGATACAGATAGTTCCTGCGGGACATTTACCTGGTGCTGCGGCGATTATCATTACTCACGCCACGCCCGATCGCAGTTATAAAGTAATGTACACTGGCGATTTTTCGGTTTCTAACTTTCAGTTAGTCGAAGGAATGTCGATTGAGAATTTGCGGGGACTAGCTCCAGAGGTTCTAATTTTAGAAGGCAGTTACGGTACAGTACGCCATCCCCATCGCCGTCTTCAGGAAAAGCAGTTGATGGAGCGCATTAACCAAGCCATTGAAGCAGGAAAAAATGTGTTGCTTCCTGTTCCTCCCCTTGGCTTAGGACAAGAAATTCTCAAGCTCTTGCGTTCTCATCATCAATTTACGGGACGCGATCTCGATATTTGGGTCGATGATTCTGTCGCTTTAACCTGCGATATTTATTTAGAGTTATTAGCTCAATTTCCCGAATCTGTCCAAAATTTTGCCAAACACCAATCTTTATTTTGGGATGAACGAATTTGCCCTCGTATGGGCCGAATCAATCATCCTAATAGCTTTATTGCTGGTAAAAAAAACCCTGGAGTTTTTCTAGTCGATTATCAAAGTAATTTGTGGCAGTATCTAACCGACAAAACTGCCGAATGGTTAGTATTATTACCCGAACATCCCCAAGAATATATTCACCCAAATTCCCCCAGATTAGAGCTAATACATAGTTTATCTTCGGTGACCATCGAAACTTATTTGTTAGCTGAGCATAGCGATGGTCGCAATACGACTCAGTTGATTCATAATTTGCGACCGCAACACGTTATTTTGGTTCATGGCTCTTTAAACTATTTGCTTGAGCTGGCTAGTCTAGAAGAATTACGTAATCGCTACCAAATTCATTCTCCTGCTCAGGAGATACTTGTGGAATTGCCGATCGGCGATCGCTTTGTTCAACCACAAGCTCCACAACCTGTTTACTATGAAGGAGAGCTAAATGAAGCTGGTTCGGCGATCGCTATAGTTCTTCCAGATAATATCAGCGGTGACTCCAGATGGAAAAATATTGCTGATACAGGTATTATTCAGGCTCGATGGCAGGGCAATGAATTGGTAATAAAAGGAGTGTCTCAACGAGAATTATTAAATTCTCATAATCAAGCGCGAATCTCATCAGATTTAGACTGCTGTAATCGCTGTTTGCACTATAATAACCAGCGTTGCTGGAATCAATTTTCCCCCTTGTACGGGTTCAAAGTTGTTCCCGAAGGTTACTGTCCAGTTTTTGAAGCTAATGACGAAACTGATTAA
- a CDS encoding Rrf2 family transcriptional regulator — protein MKLTTRGHYSVKALLDLSLQPEYQPTSVKMIAQRQDLPAPYLEKLLIEMRRAGIVKSVRGAKGGYQLADKPEQISLGKILEAVGESIEPLPNHSPDNNLAEDWVTFSLWQRLHQKLKEALYSITLADLYYDARSWQAAQGEENNFIV, from the coding sequence ATGAAGTTAACTACTCGTGGCCACTATAGTGTTAAGGCATTATTAGACCTTAGCTTACAGCCTGAATACCAACCAACATCTGTAAAAATGATTGCCCAAAGACAAGATTTACCTGCACCATATCTCGAAAAATTATTGATTGAAATGAGACGCGCTGGCATAGTCAAATCAGTCAGAGGAGCGAAAGGAGGCTATCAGCTAGCAGACAAACCAGAGCAAATTTCTCTAGGCAAAATTTTAGAAGCTGTAGGAGAAAGTATTGAACCTTTACCTAATCACTCTCCTGATAACAATTTAGCAGAAGATTGGGTCACTTTTAGTTTATGGCAAAGACTACATCAAAAACTCAAAGAGGCATTGTATAGTATTACCTTAGCTGATTTATATTATGATGCTCGCAGTTGGCAAGCTGCCCAAGGCGAAGAGAATAATTTTATTGTTTGA
- a CDS encoding Mo-dependent nitrogenase C-terminal domain-containing protein, with translation MNLVQHTFETLHLSAWIERQQRQLLSFRIKKSKIDLLSPLRKCLDGIEIDNSAFAHRICRLIPSQCPFEREIRLLNLTILKIPPMCKLNPLYNEIIALRFRAICYLADTCGEDISVYC, from the coding sequence ATGAATTTAGTACAACATACATTCGAGACTTTACACTTGAGTGCCTGGATCGAGCGACAACAACGACAATTACTTTCGTTCCGAATCAAAAAGAGCAAAATTGATTTGCTTTCCCCGCTACGCAAATGCTTAGATGGAATTGAGATCGACAACAGTGCTTTTGCTCATCGCATTTGCCGCTTAATTCCCAGTCAGTGTCCCTTTGAACGTGAGATTAGGTTATTGAATCTGACTATCTTAAAGATTCCTCCTATGTGTAAACTCAACCCTCTTTACAATGAAATAATTGCCTTGCGTTTTCGGGCAATTTGTTATTTAGCTGATACGTGTGGAGAAGATATTAGCGTCTATTGTTGA
- a CDS encoding cation:proton antiporter, with protein MEGSFQITIQIVITVLAGISAQVVAEYFQVPSIVFLLLFGILLGADSLDILHPHDLGVGLEVLVALSVAIILFEGGLNLELRELGKVSGSLRNLVTVGTLITLVGGGMAAHWLAEFPWSIAFLYASLVVVTGPTVIGPLLKQVRVDRQVATLLEGEGVLIDPVGAILAVVVLNTILNTNAAPLDIMSGLLLRLGIGAVVGGLGGWLLGLLLKKANSLSDELKNLVVLAAVWGLFGLSQSLRSESGLMATVVAGIVVKASAIPEERLLKRFKGQLTVLCVSVLFILLAADLSIASVFALGWGSVLSVGVLMLVVRPISIVVCTWNSNMNWRQKLFLAWIAPKGIVSASVASLFAILLTEKGINGGDAIKALVFLTILMTVFFQGLTARWVAKWLKITSSDAKGAVIIGCDALGRFMGRLFQQLGESVVMIDTDPEACKKAEADNLPVFQSSALDTEVLAEAGIESMGTFLALTNNGEVNLVLAQRAAEEFQPPRVLAAFPQNSLTESSSKTKVSQALIPQLPVKIWNSYINDGQIKLGKTVLKESDFLFKSAHLQALIRAGEMLPLLIKRRDILQVSVAAEEWQVKDEIYYLIHDPRPKLLKRLSGGNQSSRLVLEKLPEVEEISVAASMPQVASEKIEEAK; from the coding sequence ATGGAAGGATCTTTTCAAATTACCATACAAATAGTTATTACCGTTCTTGCAGGTATCAGCGCACAAGTAGTAGCCGAATATTTCCAAGTTCCCAGTATTGTTTTTTTATTGTTGTTCGGCATCTTATTAGGTGCGGATTCATTAGACATACTTCATCCTCATGATTTGGGAGTAGGGTTAGAAGTATTAGTTGCTCTTTCTGTTGCGATCATTTTGTTTGAAGGAGGACTGAATCTAGAACTACGAGAACTGGGCAAAGTATCAGGTAGTTTACGCAACTTGGTAACCGTTGGTACTTTAATTACCCTGGTGGGGGGAGGAATGGCAGCTCATTGGCTAGCCGAGTTTCCTTGGTCAATTGCATTTCTTTATGCTTCTTTGGTAGTAGTGACAGGACCGACCGTAATCGGGCCCTTGCTGAAGCAGGTAAGAGTAGATCGGCAGGTAGCAACTCTTTTAGAAGGGGAAGGGGTACTAATCGATCCTGTTGGCGCAATCTTGGCGGTAGTAGTACTAAATACGATTCTCAATACTAATGCTGCGCCTTTGGATATCATGAGTGGTCTGCTGCTACGCTTGGGAATTGGAGCGGTGGTAGGTGGACTTGGAGGCTGGTTATTAGGACTATTGCTCAAAAAAGCGAATAGTCTTTCAGACGAACTAAAAAATCTAGTCGTTTTGGCAGCAGTATGGGGACTATTTGGTCTTTCACAAAGTTTGCGGAGTGAATCTGGTTTAATGGCAACGGTGGTAGCTGGTATCGTAGTTAAGGCTTCGGCTATACCTGAAGAAAGATTGCTGAAAAGATTCAAGGGTCAGCTAACGGTTCTGTGTGTTTCCGTATTATTTATTTTGCTAGCTGCCGATCTATCTATTGCTAGTGTCTTCGCCTTAGGATGGGGAAGCGTGCTGTCAGTTGGGGTTCTCATGCTGGTAGTAAGACCGATCAGTATTGTTGTCTGCACCTGGAATAGCAACATGAACTGGCGACAAAAGCTATTTTTGGCTTGGATTGCGCCCAAAGGTATCGTATCTGCCTCTGTAGCTTCTTTATTTGCCATTTTATTAACTGAAAAAGGTATTAACGGTGGAGATGCCATCAAAGCTCTAGTCTTTTTGACTATTTTGATGACTGTCTTTTTTCAAGGATTAACAGCGCGGTGGGTCGCTAAATGGCTAAAGATTACCTCCAGCGATGCTAAAGGAGCAGTAATTATTGGCTGTGATGCCTTGGGTCGTTTTATGGGTCGGTTGTTTCAGCAGCTAGGAGAATCTGTAGTGATGATTGATACCGATCCTGAAGCCTGTAAAAAAGCAGAAGCCGATAATCTACCCGTGTTTCAGAGTAGCGCGCTAGATACTGAAGTGTTGGCCGAGGCAGGCATTGAATCTATGGGAACGTTTTTAGCTCTAACTAACAATGGCGAAGTTAACTTAGTTTTAGCTCAACGAGCAGCAGAAGAGTTTCAGCCTCCTAGAGTCTTAGCTGCGTTTCCTCAAAATAGCTTAACTGAAAGCAGCAGTAAAACAAAAGTTAGTCAGGCATTAATTCCTCAATTACCAGTTAAAATATGGAATAGCTATATCAATGACGGACAAATAAAACTAGGAAAAACAGTTTTAAAAGAGTCGGATTTTTTGTTTAAGTCAGCTCATCTCCAAGCTTTAATTCGTGCAGGAGAAATGTTGCCTCTATTAATAAAACGCCGAGACATTCTACAGGTGTCAGTAGCGGCAGAAGAATGGCAAGTCAAAGATGAAATTTACTATCTGATCCATGACCCCAGACCAAAATTATTAAAACGCCTCTCAGGAGGAAACCAATCTTCTCGCCTTGTATTAGAAAAGCTTCCTGAAGTAGAAGAAATCTCCGTAGCTGCTTCTATGCCTCAGGTAGCTTCAGAGAAAATTGAAGAGGCAAAATAA
- the cbiB gene encoding adenosylcobinamide-phosphate synthase CbiB, which translates to MSLKFEMNDPAHFIFSALSFQSGLILLLAAIADYLIGDPWGWLHPVQIMGWLIQNYTNLALKICPLGWQRRFAGVLLGLLLITGSGFSGWLIVQGCYQVHPGLGFILEIVILASCFAGKSLRIAVQHVLESLQVNDLATARSRLSLYVGRDTENLSQPEILRALLETVAENAVDGVTAPLFWAIIGSFTTIGAVPVALAYKAASTLDSMVGYLRDPYFDLGWFSAQLEDRLTWIPCRLTVLTLSLFSGKPAQVWAICRRDGVKDPSPNSGWSEAAYAGILGIQLGGKNTYRGVVKEKPLLGDAMATISLAKIDRALNLTRYCFLTWLAIALLIHGQFLLFAGI; encoded by the coding sequence ATGTCGCTCAAATTCGAGATGAATGATCCTGCACACTTCATTTTTTCTGCCTTATCGTTTCAATCGGGCTTAATTTTACTATTAGCAGCTATCGCAGATTATCTAATTGGCGATCCTTGGGGATGGCTTCACCCAGTACAGATTATGGGTTGGCTAATTCAAAATTATACTAACCTAGCGCTAAAAATTTGTCCTCTAGGTTGGCAACGTCGTTTTGCAGGCGTGCTGTTGGGCTTATTACTAATTACTGGTAGTGGATTTTCAGGCTGGTTAATCGTGCAGGGTTGCTACCAGGTTCATCCTGGGCTAGGGTTCATCCTGGAAATAGTTATCCTCGCCAGTTGCTTTGCTGGAAAGAGTTTGCGAATTGCAGTGCAGCATGTTTTAGAGTCGTTACAGGTTAATGATTTGGCAACAGCGCGATCGCGTCTGAGTTTATATGTGGGGCGAGATACCGAAAATCTATCTCAACCAGAAATACTTAGGGCATTATTAGAGACAGTGGCAGAAAATGCCGTGGATGGAGTCACTGCACCGCTTTTTTGGGCTATTATCGGCTCTTTTACCACTATAGGTGCTGTTCCTGTGGCATTAGCCTATAAAGCTGCTAGCACCTTGGATTCAATGGTGGGTTATCTCCGCGATCCCTATTTTGATTTGGGTTGGTTTAGCGCGCAGCTAGAAGACCGTTTGACCTGGATTCCCTGTCGTTTGACAGTACTTACACTCAGCCTTTTTTCGGGTAAACCCGCACAGGTATGGGCAATATGTCGCCGTGATGGAGTTAAAGATCCTAGTCCCAACTCAGGCTGGAGTGAGGCTGCCTATGCGGGAATTTTAGGAATACAGTTGGGAGGAAAAAATACTTATCGGGGAGTAGTGAAGGAAAAACCCCTGTTAGGAGACGCGATGGCAACAATTTCTCTAGCCAAGATCGATCGCGCTTTAAACTTGACTCGTTATTGTTTTTTAACTTGGTTGGCGATCGCTTTATTGATTCACGGACAATTTTTACTGTTTGCTGGGATTTAA
- a CDS encoding glycosyltransferase family 39 protein has protein sequence MSSHHISIWSRSSNKLRQSEIRLECFCLSGLSIAALVLFLVNLANLPLLDPNEATLAQVAKEIYQSTATFNWVFPTLWGEPYLAQPPLVHNLVAIAYSIGGVNEFTTRFPGALLGAVSVILIYNIGREIFIARIPALFSALVYLTCLPVVRYSRLATLDGPLLCFELVTIWAVLRSRRDVRWALVTGIGLSLISLTNGLFGCQILLISLLFLLWDTPRLVTSAYFWTGLILGAIPGVVWYVAQWFRYHEFKTTKDLIELFLAQTVSTSVELGLPVGYNLLQGLQYFLPWIIVGFTSLTVIQQNFHWGWGKLLAVWIGGYLILGFLVIHQDFWLVLPVYPALALAAGRQLDQIANLPSYVAYPRSWMYGFALMAVMAALAGLNWGIRNYIDFYLPFVCGSLSITFAATAIVIAQQDKQFIPLLFWGLFISFFLLFISPHWIWELKAVESVKPIAELVKQYTPPQAIIYSSMPLERPSLDFYSDRQIVNQSIEELKQHWQENATVYLLVDSLALKQLNLPQQAIAKDAQFESLGWMLAIKKPKSILAGQLR, from the coding sequence ATGTCATCTCACCATATATCTATTTGGAGTCGCTCATCTAATAAACTGCGCCAAAGTGAAATTCGGCTAGAATGCTTCTGTCTTTCTGGTTTATCAATAGCAGCATTAGTTTTATTTTTAGTAAATTTGGCAAACTTACCTCTATTAGATCCAAACGAAGCAACGTTGGCGCAAGTTGCCAAAGAAATTTATCAAAGTACAGCAACGTTCAACTGGGTTTTTCCGACTTTATGGGGTGAGCCATATTTAGCTCAACCACCTCTGGTGCACAATTTAGTAGCGATCGCCTATAGTATTGGTGGTGTTAATGAATTTACAACTCGGTTTCCAGGCGCATTACTTGGCGCTGTCTCGGTTATCTTAATTTACAATATCGGGCGCGAAATTTTCATCGCTCGTATTCCTGCCTTGTTTTCGGCTTTGGTATATCTAACTTGCTTGCCTGTAGTGCGCTATAGTCGCTTAGCAACTTTAGATGGTCCCCTACTCTGCTTTGAGCTAGTGACAATTTGGGCTGTTTTGCGATCGCGTCGCGATGTGAGATGGGCTTTGGTTACAGGCATTGGTTTGAGCTTAATTAGCCTGACCAACGGGTTGTTTGGTTGTCAAATTTTGCTAATTAGTTTGCTGTTTCTGCTCTGGGATACCCCCAGATTGGTAACCTCAGCCTATTTTTGGACAGGTCTAATTTTAGGAGCTATTCCTGGAGTTGTCTGGTATGTCGCTCAATGGTTTCGTTATCACGAATTCAAAACTACGAAGGATTTAATCGAGCTGTTTTTAGCTCAGACTGTTTCGACGAGCGTGGAGCTGGGATTGCCTGTCGGATACAATTTACTACAGGGTCTGCAATATTTTTTGCCTTGGATCATAGTCGGGTTTACCAGTTTAACTGTAATTCAGCAAAATTTTCATTGGGGATGGGGTAAACTACTAGCTGTATGGATCGGAGGATATTTGATCCTTGGGTTTTTAGTGATTCATCAAGACTTTTGGTTAGTGTTGCCTGTATATCCAGCCTTGGCGTTGGCAGCAGGAAGACAGCTGGATCAGATCGCTAATTTGCCCAGCTATGTTGCTTATCCTCGAAGTTGGATGTATGGATTTGCTCTGATGGCGGTTATGGCTGCATTGGCAGGGTTGAACTGGGGCATTCGTAACTACATTGATTTTTATTTGCCATTTGTTTGTGGCTCACTGAGCATTACTTTTGCTGCGACAGCGATTGTCATTGCCCAACAGGATAAGCAGTTTATTCCTTTACTATTTTGGGGACTTTTTATTTCATTTTTTTTACTGTTCATTTCTCCCCATTGGATTTGGGAGCTAAAGGCAGTAGAGTCGGTTAAACCGATCGCGGAACTAGTTAAACAGTATACTCCGCCTCAAGCAATAATTTATAGTTCAATGCCTTTAGAGCGACCTAGCTTGGATTTTTATAGTGATCGCCAAATAGTTAATCAATCAATCGAGGAACTTAAACAGCACTGGCAAGAAAATGCCACTGTCTATTTGCTAGTTGATTCTCTAGCTTTGAAACAGCTCAATCTTCCGCAACAGGCGATCGCTAAAGACGCTCAGTTTGAATCTTTGGGCTGGATGCTAGCGATTAAAAAACCCAAATCTATTTTGGCTGGACAGCTCAGATAA